In the genome of Calothrix sp. PCC 6303, the window GATTCAACTCAACTGGTTGACCATTAGGATTAGGCGATTTTTCCATGATTTTCTCCTAGCGTTGAATAAATTGCATTGCTGCGATCGCGCCTAAAAAGAAGACACTAGGAACAGCTAAAGTGTGAACAGCTATCCATCGCACTGTAAAAATTGGATATTGAACTGGTTGATTGAGATTATTGCCGCTAGTCATGATCTAAAACTACTTTCCTATGTATGTCTCAACTTGTTTTTTCGCATCAAAACGGTTGTTAACGATGGGTACTTCTTGTCTGGTTTGAGTGAAATACTCATTAGGACGAGGAGTTCCAAATGCATCATATGCCAGTCCTGTACTGACAAATAACCAACCTGCAACAAACAAAGCTGGAATGGTAATGCTGTGGATTACCCAGTAACGAACGCTAGTAATAATGTCCGAAAACGGACGTTCTCCAGTGGTACCTGCCATTGATTCCCTACCTTCACATTATTGTTGAAATTTGGCTTTTAGCCGCTACTACTTATCAGTATGGTTAATTCCATCATGCTGCTAAGATGCGAACGACTTGCATCGCGCAAGCTTCACATTCAAGCTGTATCTGTTTATTATCCTACAAAGTTTAGAAACAGTTACAAGTTGCAAACTATTTCTAATAAATCAAGATTTGTTAAGCAGCCTTGGCAACTTCTGCGGGTTGGTACTTGAGTAAATAGCCACCGCGATCGCCGATTGCAAAACCTTGTTCTGGGGAAAAGAAGACAACCTTAAAGAAATTGGCGGGTACTTCTTCCATTTCAGTATCCTTTTCCCAAGTTTTTCCACCATCAGGGCTGTGAAGTAAACTACCGCTACCTCCAGTTGCCCAGACATCATCTGAGTTGCGATAAGCCATATCTAACAAAGCCCAGCTATATCCTTTTTCAGGTTTTTGGGGATCTAACCATTTTTCGTCATCTTCAGGATCGGTAAATTGAATTTGTCCACCTCGTGCCAGCATCCACAATTTGCCTTCGCTGGTGAAACCCATATTTTCCAAGCGACGGGAACTATTACGATTGCGAGGTACCCAAGCAGCAGTACCAGGTTCCCAAGTGGAGTAAAAATTACCCTTTGCCGAAATTGCGACGTATTTGCCATCAGGCGATCGCGTTATGTTCCGAACTACACCTACAGCGTCCTGTACCTGTGCTTTCCAATTCTTACCACCATCGCTAGTCTGATAAATCGCACCCACATCAGTTGCCATTTCTGCGGTATTTCCACTCAAAGCAGCGATATTAATGGGATTACCAGGAAGTTTTTCATCCAAAGGAATCTGTAACCAAGATTTACCCGCATCAGTGCTATGTAGCACCAAAGCTGGTTCCCCCACAATCCAACCTTCCTTACCTGCAAAACTCACCCCATTAAACCGGGATTTTTCAGAATCCAAAGACAATTTTATTGCTTCCCAAGTTTCACCAGCGTCTTTAGTTTCTAATAAAGTTGCATTACTGCCAACCATAAAACCATGTTCCTGGTTTTCCGCAAAAGCAATATCTAGCAACTTCGTATCTGCATCAATGTCAACAGAAATCACTTTCCATGGGTTGTAAGCTGTTTTTGGCAGGTTCGCACAACCAGCACACAGCACAACAACCAGTAACAAAGTTACTATTTTTCTC includes:
- the psbF gene encoding cytochrome b559 subunit beta, whose amino-acid sequence is MTSGNNLNQPVQYPIFTVRWIAVHTLAVPSVFFLGAIAAMQFIQR
- a CDS encoding photosynthesis system II assembly factor Ycf48 — encoded protein: MVGIGKFWRKIVTLLLVVVLCAGCANLPKTAYNPWKVISVDIDADTKLLDIAFAENQEHGFMVGSNATLLETKDAGETWEAIKLSLDSEKSRFNGVSFAGKEGWIVGEPALVLHSTDAGKSWLQIPLDEKLPGNPINIAALSGNTAEMATDVGAIYQTSDGGKNWKAQVQDAVGVVRNITRSPDGKYVAISAKGNFYSTWEPGTAAWVPRNRNSSRRLENMGFTSEGKLWMLARGGQIQFTDPEDDEKWLDPQKPEKGYSWALLDMAYRNSDDVWATGGSGSLLHSPDGGKTWEKDTEMEEVPANFFKVVFFSPEQGFAIGDRGGYLLKYQPAEVAKAA
- the psbE gene encoding cytochrome b559 subunit alpha — protein: MAGTTGERPFSDIITSVRYWVIHSITIPALFVAGWLFVSTGLAYDAFGTPRPNEYFTQTRQEVPIVNNRFDAKKQVETYIGK